One stretch of Pseudomonas fluorescens Q2-87 DNA includes these proteins:
- a CDS encoding Fic/DOC family protein, whose translation MSFDPFGDFETAGYLQNSLRLKDPIEVKESEHLSFEASIEDALAYLAKRRPITFQTVLKVHKILFSGFYPWAGKDRNELVPHLAVFKGFHNDPRSTAFERPELIKRSVDYALQLAADKKHFREHPGEVMGQLAFAHPFLDGNGRTILLVFIELCYRAKFAIDWSKTNKDDYLRALSDEIREPGQGHLDNYLKPFRVAISSRDEWPETISGIRGLDGLDKEDITYESLDNPEVQKMYKTHRVKPLDL comes from the coding sequence ATGAGTTTTGATCCGTTCGGTGATTTCGAAACCGCAGGGTATCTTCAAAATTCATTACGACTGAAAGATCCTATTGAGGTAAAAGAATCTGAGCATCTTTCCTTCGAGGCAAGTATCGAAGATGCTCTTGCTTATCTAGCGAAAAGGAGACCCATTACCTTCCAGACGGTGCTCAAAGTTCACAAGATTTTATTTTCTGGCTTTTATCCTTGGGCGGGGAAAGATCGAAACGAGCTAGTACCTCACCTGGCCGTCTTCAAAGGATTCCATAACGACCCCCGCAGCACAGCTTTCGAGCGCCCGGAACTCATCAAGAGGTCTGTCGATTATGCACTTCAACTGGCGGCCGATAAGAAACACTTCAGAGAGCATCCTGGTGAGGTGATGGGTCAACTGGCTTTCGCGCACCCCTTTCTTGACGGCAATGGACGTACGATTCTATTAGTCTTCATAGAGCTCTGTTATCGAGCCAAGTTCGCTATCGATTGGTCAAAAACAAACAAAGACGATTACCTACGAGCGCTCAGCGATGAGATCCGAGAGCCTGGCCAAGGGCATCTTGACAACTACCTGAAACCATTCAGAGTAGCCATATCCAGCCGTGACGAGTGGCCGGAAACCATCAGTGGCATCAGAGGCCTAGATGGGCTGGACAAAGAAGACATCACGTACGAAAGCTTGGACAACCCAGAAGTCCAGAAAATGTATAAAACACACAGGGTAAAGCCTCTCGACCTTTAG